In one Desulfoferula mesophila genomic region, the following are encoded:
- a CDS encoding IclR family transcriptional regulator, giving the protein MTRQQRYFVQALARGLKVLQVFSAEHPRLTLSQISERTGYNVVAVQRYTDTLMELGFLKRNRHREFFLGPQVLSLGFAFLNRTQLKKIAEEYISEFSERVQRTLNMAILDGPEVIFIYRKEVHRFLSYDLHAGSKLPAHCTGSGKCLLAGLDDHSLKELLRTADLYRVTPYTIVDPEALWDDLMLTRERGYSIANREWISDLYSLGVPVINQEAKMEAAVNLSLSLEDAKGAHLKSMLEQFIELGRSLSAAMGYQGPYPVIPIADPSGDAS; this is encoded by the coding sequence TTGACCAGACAGCAGCGTTATTTCGTGCAAGCTCTGGCCAGGGGATTGAAAGTCCTTCAAGTTTTTTCAGCCGAGCATCCCCGCCTGACCTTGTCGCAAATCTCCGAGCGCACCGGCTACAACGTAGTGGCCGTGCAGCGCTACACCGACACCCTCATGGAGCTGGGCTTCCTTAAGCGCAACCGGCACCGGGAGTTTTTCCTGGGGCCCCAGGTGCTCTCCCTGGGCTTCGCCTTTTTGAACCGCACCCAGCTCAAGAAGATCGCCGAGGAGTACATCTCGGAGTTTTCCGAGCGGGTGCAGCGCACCTTGAACATGGCCATCCTGGACGGCCCCGAGGTCATCTTCATCTACCGCAAAGAGGTGCACCGCTTCCTCAGCTATGACCTGCACGCGGGCTCCAAGCTGCCGGCTCATTGCACCGGCTCGGGCAAGTGCCTGCTGGCTGGCCTGGACGACCACAGCTTGAAGGAACTGCTGCGCACCGCCGATCTCTACCGGGTCACGCCCTACACCATCGTGGACCCCGAGGCCCTGTGGGACGACCTCATGCTCACCCGCGAGCGGGGCTACAGCATCGCCAACCGGGAGTGGATCTCCGACCTCTATTCCCTGGGGGTGCCGGTCATCAACCAGGAGGCCAAGATGGAGGCCGCGGTAAACCTTTCCCTTTCCCTGGAAGATGCCAAGGGAGCCCACCTCAAGAGCATGCTGGAGCAGTTCATAGAGCTGGGCCGCAGCCTTTCGGCGGCCATGGGCTATCAAGGACCCTATCCGGTGATCCCCATCGCCGATCCTTCGGGAGATGCCAGTTGA
- a CDS encoding class I adenylate-forming enzyme family protein, with translation MNVGALLVNTAGKFPDATAIVAGGTRLSFRELDERTRRLASALLAAGLRPGDAVGMLFYNTVPMVEAYFATVRAGLVAVPINFRLAGREMAFMLDDSGAKAFFYDPEFDPVIAGIRDGLDQLRFLVSPGPGPSGLARDYEQFLAGGRAGAADPEGIAEDHPCQIMYTSGTTGRPKGAVITHRNVIWNLFNTIQGREDRNGQVSIIVGPLYHTAALNNHLTIQVALGGTAVLVKNFDAEGLLATIERERATVISGSPAMYNLLMQHPAAGRYDTSSITKCTAGADKLAMETKRRLMEFFPNIDGVYDVYGCTEASPCIAILAARDSLRKDASIGPPLPFLQARIMDEMGRFLGPDQVGELVCRGPNVMRGYHNNPQGTAEAIIDGWLHTGDLARMDDEGYLYIVDRKKDMIVSGGENIYPRELEEVLYTHPEIADAAVVGLPDEVWGESVCAFVALKPGSGLGSEEVVELCKANLASYKKPKRVEFLDEIPRNPSGKVLKVELRRQWLDKSTN, from the coding sequence TTGAACGTAGGCGCATTACTGGTAAACACGGCGGGCAAGTTCCCCGACGCCACCGCCATCGTGGCGGGCGGCACCCGCCTGAGCTTCCGTGAGCTGGACGAGCGCACCCGCCGCCTGGCCTCGGCCCTCTTGGCGGCCGGGCTGCGCCCCGGAGACGCGGTGGGCATGCTTTTCTACAACACCGTGCCCATGGTGGAGGCCTATTTCGCCACGGTGCGGGCGGGCCTGGTGGCGGTGCCCATCAACTTCCGCCTGGCCGGACGCGAGATGGCCTTCATGCTGGACGACTCGGGAGCCAAGGCCTTTTTCTACGACCCCGAGTTCGACCCGGTTATCGCCGGCATCAGGGACGGGCTGGACCAGCTCCGCTTCCTGGTGTCGCCGGGCCCCGGCCCCTCGGGCCTGGCCCGGGACTACGAGCAATTCCTGGCCGGGGGCCGGGCGGGGGCGGCGGACCCCGAGGGCATCGCCGAGGACCATCCCTGCCAGATCATGTACACCTCCGGCACCACCGGCCGCCCCAAGGGGGCGGTGATCACCCATCGCAACGTGATCTGGAACCTGTTCAACACCATCCAGGGCCGCGAGGACCGCAATGGGCAAGTTTCCATCATCGTGGGCCCGCTGTACCACACCGCCGCGCTGAACAACCACCTGACCATCCAGGTGGCCCTGGGCGGCACCGCCGTGTTGGTCAAGAACTTCGACGCCGAGGGGCTCTTGGCCACCATCGAGCGGGAGCGGGCCACGGTCATCTCCGGCTCGCCGGCCATGTACAACCTCTTGATGCAGCACCCCGCCGCCGGCCGCTACGACACCAGCAGCATAACCAAGTGCACCGCCGGGGCCGACAAGCTGGCCATGGAGACCAAGCGCCGCCTGATGGAGTTCTTCCCCAACATAGACGGGGTGTACGACGTCTACGGCTGCACCGAGGCCTCGCCCTGCATCGCCATCCTGGCCGCCCGGGATTCCCTGCGCAAAGACGCCTCCATCGGCCCGCCCCTGCCCTTTTTGCAGGCGCGGATCATGGACGAGATGGGCCGCTTCCTGGGCCCGGACCAGGTGGGCGAGCTGGTCTGCCGGGGCCCCAACGTGATGCGGGGATATCACAACAACCCCCAGGGCACCGCCGAGGCCATTATCGACGGCTGGCTGCATACCGGCGACCTGGCCCGCATGGACGACGAAGGCTACCTGTACATCGTGGACCGCAAGAAGGACATGATCGTCAGCGGCGGCGAGAACATCTACCCCCGGGAGTTGGAAGAGGTGCTCTACACCCACCCGGAGATCGCCGACGCCGCCGTGGTGGGTCTGCCCGACGAGGTATGGGGCGAAAGCGTCTGCGCCTTCGTGGCCCTGAAGCCGGGCAGCGGCTTGGGAAGCGAGGAAGTGGTGGAATTGTGCAAGGCCAACCTGGCAAGCTACAAAAAGCCCAAGCGGGTGGAGTTTCTGGATGAAATCCCCCGCAATCCTTCGGGCAAAGTTCTCAAGGTTGAGCTGCGCCGTCAGTGGCTGGATAAATCGACAAACTAA
- a CDS encoding TAXI family TRAP transporter solute-binding subunit, with amino-acid sequence MQAKRTMKTVLALGLALALALSLAGGALAADERLSIGTASTGGSWYPLGGGVANMINKYIKGYYASAHPSGASIENIRAVMKGQDALALSMPDAALYAYEGKGAFEGKPQKKLRGLFSTYPVDIQFYVLADSPIKTIADMKGKNLKVAVGAPGSGTEKMAQYVLKVYGITYDDIDEQFLSATETTAAMKDGNIDVGIVTLGTPAPTLMDLATQRDIRFLDIDPAVAQKINKAFPAYFPRTIPAGTYKNMTKPHHTLAWMGLFVVSADMPDKLAYDICKAVFDHKAELDKIHKKFTLINVGTATSGMSVPLHPGAIKFFKEAGVLK; translated from the coding sequence ATGCAAGCTAAAAGAACCATGAAGACAGTCTTGGCCTTAGGTTTGGCCCTGGCCCTGGCCCTCAGCCTGGCAGGAGGCGCCTTGGCCGCCGACGAGCGCCTGTCCATCGGCACCGCCAGCACCGGCGGCAGCTGGTATCCCCTGGGCGGCGGGGTGGCCAACATGATCAACAAGTACATCAAGGGCTACTACGCCTCGGCCCACCCCTCGGGCGCCAGCATCGAAAACATCCGCGCGGTCATGAAGGGTCAGGACGCCCTGGCCCTGTCCATGCCCGACGCCGCCCTGTACGCCTACGAGGGCAAGGGCGCCTTCGAGGGCAAGCCCCAGAAAAAACTGCGGGGCCTGTTCTCCACCTATCCCGTGGACATCCAGTTCTACGTGCTGGCCGATTCGCCCATCAAGACCATCGCCGACATGAAGGGCAAGAACCTCAAGGTGGCGGTGGGCGCGCCGGGCAGCGGCACCGAGAAGATGGCCCAGTACGTGCTCAAGGTCTACGGCATCACCTATGACGACATCGACGAGCAGTTCTTGAGCGCCACCGAGACCACGGCGGCCATGAAGGACGGCAACATCGACGTGGGCATCGTGACCCTGGGCACCCCGGCCCCCACCCTGATGGACCTGGCCACCCAGCGCGACATCCGCTTCCTGGACATCGACCCCGCGGTGGCCCAGAAGATCAACAAGGCCTTCCCGGCCTATTTCCCGCGCACCATCCCGGCGGGAACCTACAAGAACATGACCAAGCCCCACCACACCCTGGCCTGGATGGGCCTGTTCGTGGTCAGCGCCGACATGCCCGACAAGCTGGCCTACGACATCTGCAAGGCCGTGTTCGACCACAAGGCGGAGCTGGACAAGATTCACAAGAAGTTCACCCTGATCAACGTGGGCACCGCCACCAGCGGCATGTCGGTGCCTCTGCACCCCGGAGCCATCAAGTTCTTCAAGGAGGCCGGAGTGCTGAAGTAG
- a CDS encoding DUF1850 domain-containing protein has protein sequence MRLGTIKAKGARPPQPAARSRLPRFVGLAAALLLALAWAASSPAAEPRLVLNLVETDTGRVALSLPIEPGEEFTVWFLHSYDRAFFAEHYRALGPGRILLTHMTFKSNLNGEGFEYHDFHLRPDGVGELRNINEPRQEVHFMMGSPDMADHTLILRGKRIRLVNYVAPRTLVSFFVCQAPLKNKD, from the coding sequence TTGCGCCTCGGCACGATAAAAGCCAAGGGAGCGCGGCCGCCCCAGCCGGCGGCCCGCTCCCGGCTCCCACGTTTCGTGGGCTTGGCCGCGGCCCTGTTGCTGGCCCTGGCCTGGGCCGCGTCGTCTCCGGCGGCCGAGCCCCGGCTGGTGCTCAACCTGGTGGAAACCGACACGGGCCGGGTGGCTCTCAGCTTGCCCATAGAGCCGGGCGAGGAATTCACGGTGTGGTTCCTGCATTCCTATGACCGCGCCTTTTTCGCCGAGCACTACCGCGCCCTGGGCCCGGGCCGCATCCTGCTGACCCACATGACCTTCAAGTCCAACCTCAACGGGGAGGGCTTCGAGTACCACGACTTTCATCTGCGCCCGGACGGGGTGGGCGAGTTGCGCAATATCAACGAACCTCGCCAGGAGGTCCATTTCATGATGGGCTCCCCGGACATGGCCGATCACACCCTTATCCTGCGGGGCAAGCGCATCCGCCTGGTGAATTACGTCGCTCCCCGCACCCTGGTTAGTTTTTTTGTTTGCCAAGCGCCGCTAAAAAATAAGGATTAG
- a CDS encoding TRAP transporter permease, giving the protein MPSQSSKSITAWVITVVALGMSAFQLYTAQFGLYSAMVQRPIHLLFAAALVLLIFPVARSMSGASYPLYLRLWDWVLISASAASLLHIVATYKDLVSRGGAATETDLWLGGLVILLVLETTRRVMGPSLPIITIVAIAYTLLGHHIPGLWGHRYIDLEQLISYQYLTTEGLFTIPLGVSASFIFIFILFGAFLVASGTGEFFIKFANALAGHLRGGPAKVAVLSSATFGSISGSAVANVVSTGSFTIPLMKKIGYRPVFAGAIESVASTGGQFMPPVMGAAAFIIADMLGVTYLEVCKAALIPAVLYFFALIYMVHLEARRRDLRGLNRSELPNLFKTIKEGGHLLLPAALLVFLLVQGYSPMKAGLWAMVAVVVISWFKKETRMGPRAILEALEKGAKGSLEVALACACAGIVIGCVTQSGLGLKFSSLVIQASGGSLILSLVFVMIASLVLGMGLTTSAAYILTIILAGPVLVDLGVAPLAAHMFVFYYACLSCITPPVALAAFAAAGLAGSKPFPTGFESMRLAIIAYLVPFIFVYHPVLIWQGSWYAIILSFVSATLGCMAIGSSLMGFMNHRLNLLWRLLLMAAALGLIMPGLQSDLAGGALLGLVYAYTNYRSRKMEPEPAVDA; this is encoded by the coding sequence ATGCCCAGCCAAAGTTCCAAAAGCATCACCGCCTGGGTCATCACCGTGGTGGCCCTGGGGATGAGTGCTTTCCAGTTGTACACGGCCCAGTTCGGCTTGTATTCGGCCATGGTTCAAAGGCCGATCCACCTGTTGTTCGCCGCGGCCCTGGTATTGCTCATCTTCCCGGTGGCCCGCAGCATGTCCGGCGCCTCCTATCCCCTGTACCTGCGCCTGTGGGATTGGGTGCTGATCAGCGCCTCGGCCGCCTCGCTGTTGCACATCGTGGCCACCTACAAGGACTTGGTGTCCCGGGGAGGCGCGGCCACCGAAACCGACCTGTGGCTGGGGGGGCTCGTCATCCTCCTGGTGCTGGAGACCACCCGCCGGGTGATGGGGCCCTCGCTGCCCATAATCACCATCGTGGCCATCGCCTACACCCTGCTGGGCCACCATATCCCCGGCCTGTGGGGGCACCGCTATATCGACCTGGAGCAGCTCATCAGCTACCAGTACCTGACCACCGAGGGACTGTTCACCATCCCTCTGGGGGTCTCGGCCAGCTTCATATTCATCTTCATTTTGTTCGGGGCCTTTTTGGTGGCCTCGGGCACCGGCGAGTTTTTCATAAAATTCGCCAACGCCCTGGCCGGGCACCTGCGCGGCGGCCCGGCCAAGGTGGCGGTGCTCAGCAGCGCCACCTTCGGCTCCATCTCCGGCTCGGCGGTGGCCAACGTGGTCAGCACCGGCTCCTTCACCATTCCCCTGATGAAGAAGATCGGCTACCGCCCGGTGTTCGCCGGGGCCATCGAATCGGTGGCCTCCACCGGCGGCCAGTTCATGCCCCCGGTCATGGGCGCGGCAGCCTTCATCATCGCCGACATGCTGGGCGTCACCTACCTGGAGGTGTGCAAGGCCGCCCTGATCCCGGCGGTGCTCTACTTCTTCGCCCTCATCTATATGGTGCACCTGGAGGCCCGGCGGCGGGACCTTCGAGGCCTGAACCGCTCCGAGCTGCCCAACCTGTTCAAGACCATAAAAGAAGGCGGCCACCTGCTCCTGCCCGCCGCGCTCCTGGTGTTCCTCCTGGTGCAGGGCTACTCGCCCATGAAGGCCGGACTGTGGGCCATGGTGGCGGTGGTGGTGATCAGCTGGTTCAAGAAAGAGACCCGCATGGGTCCGCGAGCCATCCTGGAAGCCCTGGAAAAGGGCGCCAAGGGCAGCCTGGAAGTGGCCCTGGCCTGCGCCTGCGCGGGCATCGTCATCGGCTGCGTCACCCAGAGCGGCCTGGGGCTCAAGTTCTCCAGCCTGGTGATCCAGGCCTCGGGTGGCAGCCTCATCCTGTCGCTGGTGTTCGTGATGATCGCCTCGCTGGTGCTGGGCATGGGGCTCACCACCTCGGCGGCCTACATCCTCACCATCATCCTGGCCGGGCCGGTGCTGGTGGACCTAGGGGTGGCCCCCTTGGCGGCGCACATGTTCGTGTTCTACTACGCCTGCCTGTCCTGCATCACCCCGCCGGTGGCCCTGGCCGCCTTCGCCGCCGCGGGCCTGGCCGGTTCCAAGCCCTTCCCCACCGGCTTTGAATCCATGCGCCTGGCTATCATCGCCTACCTCGTGCCCTTCATTTTCGTTTACCACCCGGTGCTGATCTGGCAGGGCTCCTGGTATGCCATCATCCTGTCGTTCGTCAGCGCCACCCTGGGCTGCATGGCCATCGGCTCCTCGCTGATGGGCTTCATGAACCACCGTCTCAACCTACTCTGGCGCCTGCTGCTCATGGCCGCGGCCTTGGGCCTGATAATGCCCGGCCTGCAAAGCGACCTGGCGGGCGGGGCCCTGCTGGGCCTGGTCTACGCCTATACCAACTATCGCTCCCGCAAAATGGAGCCGGAACCGGCCGTGGATGCCTAG